From a region of the Corallococcus coralloides DSM 2259 genome:
- a CDS encoding glycosyltransferase family 87 protein gives MSTAEPARHRASLKVEWALLLVLAVAAVAVGQHPRRGADFRVYLTAAERFREGTDLYRAEDGTMPFKYAPVTAPLFLPFTALPPRAAVALWNLGSVLALGAVSVLTRRAMPKTGEATPWPWAPVLATAALLPAFSFEIFYGQVDAVLLWLLVLAAVGAERGRAWGPGAAFAVACLLKPPAALLGLFFLARRHWRVVGTTALFGVLLVLPTLGRYGWAGTLSQLRDWTEILARTTPPWALGHNPQGLPTLLLSLVLPAESIPPAGSMTGAQVVALGLFIGALVWARPGPVELLAFCCLGVTLLSPLAWRANYLLAWPVIRAALEGRSRLGQACVASVALIGMAVSDAVLGAEWARRVLLFRPFAVAYTVLLIALLWQTRRHGTPTAVISDKTVTHLPRGFLNARGS, from the coding sequence ATGAGCACCGCTGAGCCCGCCCGCCACCGCGCGTCCCTGAAGGTGGAGTGGGCGCTGTTGCTGGTGCTCGCCGTGGCGGCCGTGGCGGTGGGGCAGCATCCCCGGCGCGGCGCGGACTTCCGCGTCTACCTCACCGCCGCCGAGCGCTTCCGCGAGGGCACGGACCTCTACCGCGCCGAGGACGGCACCATGCCGTTCAAGTACGCACCCGTCACCGCGCCCCTGTTCCTGCCCTTCACCGCCCTGCCGCCGCGCGCGGCCGTGGCGCTGTGGAACCTGGGCTCCGTGCTCGCGCTCGGCGCCGTGTCCGTGCTCACGCGCCGCGCGATGCCCAAGACTGGAGAGGCCACGCCGTGGCCGTGGGCTCCGGTGCTCGCCACCGCCGCGCTCCTGCCCGCGTTCTCCTTCGAGATCTTCTACGGCCAGGTGGACGCCGTGCTGCTGTGGCTGCTGGTGCTCGCGGCCGTGGGTGCCGAGCGGGGCCGCGCGTGGGGTCCCGGCGCGGCCTTCGCCGTGGCGTGCCTGCTCAAGCCTCCGGCCGCGCTCCTGGGACTGTTCTTCCTGGCGCGCCGGCACTGGCGCGTGGTGGGGACCACCGCCCTCTTCGGCGTCCTGCTGGTGCTGCCCACGCTGGGCCGCTACGGCTGGGCGGGCACGTTGTCACAGCTGCGTGACTGGACGGAGATCCTCGCGCGCACCACGCCGCCGTGGGCGCTGGGCCACAACCCGCAGGGCCTGCCCACGCTGCTGCTGTCGCTGGTGCTGCCCGCGGAGTCGATACCTCCCGCGGGCTCGATGACCGGGGCGCAGGTCGTGGCGCTGGGGCTGTTCATCGGCGCGCTCGTGTGGGCGCGGCCCGGTCCGGTGGAGCTGCTCGCGTTCTGCTGCCTGGGCGTCACACTTCTGTCACCGTTGGCGTGGCGCGCGAACTACCTGCTCGCGTGGCCGGTGATCCGCGCGGCGCTGGAAGGGCGCTCGCGGCTGGGGCAGGCGTGCGTGGCCTCAGTGGCCCTCATTGGCATGGCCGTGTCCGACGCGGTGTTGGGCGCGGAGTGGGCCCGGCGCGTGTTGCTCTTCCGGCCGTTCGCGGTGGCGTACACCGTGCTGCTGATCGCGCTGTTGTGGCAGACGCGGCGCCATGGAACGCCCACGGCGGTGATTTCCGACAAGACCGTGACTCACCTGCCGCGCGGATTTTTGAACGCTCGCGGTTCGTGA